A single window of Methylacidimicrobium sp. AP8 DNA harbors:
- a CDS encoding quinone-dependent dihydroorotate dehydrogenase translates to MLYSSLLRRLLFLLPPERAHHLALAFCADVRVQSMLQRALSPLPSGLERTVWGLRFSTPLGLAAGFDKNGVALGAWEALGFGFCEIGTVTPDPQKPNPPPRLRRLSRSEALWNRLGFPSEGAERVARRLAGLRNAGRWPSFPVGINVGKSRRTELDQAAADYARAFALLRPYGDFFVLNLSSPNTPGLRSLQQESHLRMLLEAVAAANTPPPAKPVLVKIAPDLGEKELGGVLEAVLSAPCDGLVATNTLPAPGPRGLIGGLSGRPLAKRSTEVIRFLVRESGGRLPVVAVGGIFEAGDAREKLDAGACLLEAYTGFVFRGPLFAREIGRGLLQGRSLP, encoded by the coding sequence ATGCTCTACAGCTCGCTCCTGCGCCGCCTCCTCTTTCTTCTTCCACCCGAAAGAGCCCACCATCTCGCACTGGCTTTCTGCGCCGATGTCCGGGTGCAATCGATGCTGCAGCGGGCCCTCTCTCCGCTCCCCTCCGGTCTGGAGCGGACGGTCTGGGGGCTTCGTTTCTCAACCCCGCTCGGACTCGCAGCCGGGTTCGACAAGAACGGTGTGGCCCTCGGGGCATGGGAAGCATTGGGCTTCGGTTTCTGCGAGATCGGCACGGTCACCCCAGATCCGCAAAAACCGAACCCTCCGCCCCGCCTCCGGCGCCTTTCCCGCTCGGAGGCGCTCTGGAACCGGCTCGGATTCCCAAGCGAGGGCGCGGAGCGAGTCGCCCGCCGGCTCGCCGGACTTCGCAACGCCGGGAGATGGCCGAGCTTTCCGGTGGGGATTAACGTCGGAAAATCGCGGCGGACGGAGCTCGATCAGGCCGCCGCCGACTACGCGCGGGCCTTCGCCCTCCTCCGTCCCTACGGCGACTTTTTCGTTCTTAACCTGAGCTCGCCGAACACCCCGGGGCTTCGCTCCCTCCAGCAGGAGTCCCATCTGCGGATGCTGCTGGAGGCGGTGGCCGCCGCCAACACCCCTCCGCCCGCCAAGCCCGTTCTGGTGAAGATCGCTCCGGATCTGGGAGAAAAGGAGCTCGGAGGCGTCCTGGAAGCGGTGCTGTCGGCGCCCTGCGACGGCCTGGTCGCGACGAACACCCTGCCGGCCCCGGGTCCTCGGGGGCTTATCGGCGGGCTGAGCGGCAGACCGTTGGCCAAGCGATCCACCGAGGTAATCCGGTTTCTGGTTCGGGAGAGCGGGGGCCGACTGCCCGTCGTGGCCGTCGGCGGAATCTTCGAGGCAGGTGATGCGCGCGAAAAGCTCGACGCAGGGGCGTGCCTGCTCGAAGCCTATACGGGCTTTGTCTTTCGGGGGCCGCTCTTCGCCCGCGAGATCGGCCGCGGACTCCTACAGGGCCGGAGCCTCCCGTAA
- the mnmE gene encoding tRNA uridine-5-carboxymethylaminomethyl(34) synthesis GTPase MnmE, translated as MNDTIAALATPAAPAALAVIRISGPESRRITELLLRKPVSWLPQKAWYRELWDGEQKLDDVVLLYWQQPRSYTGEEMVEISCHGNPLLVDRILAAYFSRGVRAALPGEFTQRAFLHGKLDLTQAEAIADLIHAGSLRSLVVAQQMQEGRLGRKLADARAELLELIAHAEAFLDFPDEDIDPEVGEEMLRRIDRLRSELAALAGTAPMGRLLREGITVVLEGPPNVGKSSLFNAILRQNRAIVSPHPGTTRDTIESLCQVAGYPVRLIDTAGRRTAEHPVEAEGVLRAEEAVRSADIVLHVSIASEPPDADVSAPIPLLPHQRLLRIANKSDLGVHPEHRYHLCVSALTREGMPELDQLLAREIAALGPDAAAGGAVNARQEAALRRAIAALDQAADAFRAGLACELWCLELRTALQEVGEITGAVTSEEILDEVFRRFCIGK; from the coding sequence ATGAACGATACCATTGCGGCACTCGCCACTCCCGCCGCACCGGCGGCCTTGGCCGTGATTCGGATCAGCGGCCCGGAATCCCGGAGGATCACCGAACTTCTGCTGCGGAAGCCGGTTTCCTGGCTCCCGCAAAAGGCTTGGTACCGGGAACTCTGGGACGGAGAGCAGAAGCTGGACGACGTCGTCCTTCTCTACTGGCAGCAGCCCCGCTCGTATACGGGCGAAGAGATGGTCGAAATCTCCTGCCACGGGAATCCGCTGCTGGTCGACCGGATCCTGGCGGCCTATTTCAGCCGAGGCGTCCGGGCGGCTCTTCCCGGAGAGTTCACCCAGCGCGCCTTCCTTCACGGCAAGCTCGATCTGACCCAGGCCGAGGCGATTGCAGACCTCATTCATGCCGGCAGCCTTCGCAGCCTGGTTGTCGCTCAGCAGATGCAGGAGGGGAGGCTCGGCCGTAAGCTGGCGGATGCCAGAGCCGAGCTTCTGGAGCTCATTGCGCACGCGGAAGCCTTCCTCGACTTTCCGGACGAGGACATTGATCCGGAGGTCGGGGAGGAAATGCTCCGCCGTATCGACAGGCTGCGGAGCGAGCTGGCCGCTCTGGCGGGAACCGCGCCCATGGGCCGTCTCCTTCGCGAGGGAATCACCGTCGTCTTGGAAGGCCCTCCGAACGTCGGCAAATCGAGCCTCTTCAACGCGATCCTGCGGCAGAACCGAGCAATCGTCTCTCCGCATCCGGGCACGACCCGCGACACGATCGAATCCCTCTGCCAGGTCGCGGGATATCCCGTCCGGCTCATCGACACGGCGGGCCGGCGGACGGCCGAACACCCGGTAGAGGCGGAAGGGGTGCTCCGGGCGGAGGAGGCGGTCCGCTCCGCCGATATCGTGCTCCACGTCTCGATCGCTTCGGAGCCGCCGGATGCCGATGTCTCCGCCCCCATCCCCCTTCTTCCCCATCAGCGGCTTTTGCGGATAGCCAACAAATCGGACTTGGGCGTTCACCCGGAGCACCGCTACCATCTCTGCGTCTCCGCGCTGACTCGCGAAGGGATGCCCGAGCTCGATCAGCTCCTAGCCCGGGAAATCGCGGCCCTAGGGCCCGACGCTGCTGCGGGAGGGGCGGTCAACGCGCGGCAGGAAGCCGCTTTGCGACGTGCGATCGCGGCGCTGGACCAAGCCGCCGATGCCTTTCGGGCCGGCCTCGCCTGCGAGCTCTGGTGCCTGGAGTTGCGCACGGCTCTCCAGGAGGTGGGAGAGATCACGGGCGCGGTGACAAGCGAGGAGATTCTCGACGAGGTCTTCCGGCGGTTTTGCATCGGGAAGTAA
- a CDS encoding RNA ligase: protein MIPESEIHAAVAEKKAKRESFGDWTYTRLLHDWHGWPRGTLLADGVVVPGYPKIGRVQTLAGIRSLFHGPFWVEEKVDGYNVRIFRAGDALYAATRGGLICPFTTDRIADLIDPAVFSAHPEWILCGEVTGPETPYVEGSSPLVPEGVGFFLFDLMQQGTEGFFPVREKQAIARSFRLPEVPGHGRLEAGELGSLRDILLRLDAEGREGVVLKEDSLRGFRAKYVTGSAELADISSMSRRYLDVPPEYFTERVLRLALFLEDIEAPDREEWNRRLGEAFLSALHERIGSARRGRCVGSFVCRFHDRENALRLLENMARIPGHEGDTRMVSLEKEAGFWVLRFEKLYRSTTGFLHNALGGSLRFD, encoded by the coding sequence ATGATCCCCGAGTCCGAGATACATGCGGCCGTCGCGGAAAAAAAGGCGAAGCGCGAGTCTTTCGGCGATTGGACGTATACCCGGCTGCTCCATGATTGGCACGGATGGCCGCGCGGCACTCTGCTGGCGGACGGAGTCGTCGTTCCCGGCTATCCGAAGATCGGGCGGGTACAGACTCTGGCGGGCATCCGTTCCCTCTTTCACGGCCCATTCTGGGTAGAAGAGAAGGTCGACGGCTACAACGTCCGTATCTTCCGCGCCGGCGATGCGCTTTACGCCGCCACTCGGGGCGGACTGATCTGCCCGTTCACGACCGATCGGATCGCCGATTTGATCGATCCCGCCGTTTTCTCCGCACATCCGGAATGGATTCTCTGCGGCGAAGTGACCGGGCCCGAGACCCCTTATGTCGAAGGCAGCTCCCCTCTGGTGCCCGAAGGAGTCGGCTTCTTCCTCTTCGATCTGATGCAGCAAGGCACGGAAGGATTTTTCCCGGTGCGCGAGAAACAGGCGATCGCCCGATCTTTCCGCCTCCCCGAGGTGCCCGGCCACGGTCGGCTGGAAGCCGGGGAGCTCGGATCCTTGCGGGATATCCTCCTCCGGCTCGACGCGGAGGGCCGGGAAGGAGTCGTCCTCAAGGAGGATTCTCTTCGAGGATTCCGCGCCAAATACGTGACGGGCAGCGCCGAGCTGGCGGATATCTCTTCCATGTCCCGTCGCTATCTCGATGTCCCCCCGGAGTATTTCACGGAACGGGTCTTGCGGTTGGCGCTCTTTCTCGAGGACATCGAAGCGCCCGATCGGGAAGAGTGGAACCGACGCCTAGGGGAGGCCTTTCTTTCCGCCCTTCACGAGCGAATCGGCTCGGCTCGGCGAGGCCGCTGTGTGGGATCGTTCGTCTGCCGCTTCCATGACCGCGAAAACGCTCTCCGGCTTCTCGAGAACATGGCGCGGATCCCCGGCCATGAAGGAGACACGCGCATGGTCTCGCTCGAAAAAGAAGCGGGATTCTGGGTTCTGCGTTTCGAAAAGCTCTACCGTTCAACCACCGGATTTCTCCACAACGCCCTCGGCGGCTCCCTTCGTTTCGACTAG
- a CDS encoding metal-dependent hydrolase codes for MEVVYYGHSCFVLEIGGAHLLFDPFLSGNPLAAGLDAREIPADYVLLSHGHADHIGDAPEIAKRTGALVISSFEVAEWLVKQGVERVYAMNLGGKKRWPFGLVHYVPAFHSSSLPDGSYGGPAGGFVIRAAEGTIYYAGDTALFGDMKLLREMHHPIALAILPIGDTFTMGVEEAIRAAELLECRSVLGVHYDTFEGIRIDKQAAQEAFAAADLDLHLLPIGGKLTVPQAKRTLEAG; via the coding sequence ATGGAGGTCGTCTACTACGGACATTCGTGCTTTGTCCTGGAAATCGGCGGGGCGCACCTGCTCTTCGATCCCTTTCTCAGCGGCAACCCGCTCGCGGCCGGCCTAGACGCCCGGGAGATCCCGGCGGACTACGTTCTCCTCTCGCATGGCCATGCGGATCATATCGGCGATGCCCCCGAGATCGCCAAGAGGACCGGAGCGCTCGTCATATCGAGCTTCGAAGTGGCCGAATGGCTAGTCAAGCAGGGGGTCGAGCGCGTCTACGCGATGAACCTGGGCGGGAAAAAGCGGTGGCCCTTTGGCTTGGTCCACTACGTTCCGGCTTTCCATTCGAGCAGCCTTCCGGACGGCAGCTACGGGGGACCGGCGGGGGGATTCGTGATCCGCGCGGCCGAAGGAACAATCTACTATGCCGGCGACACCGCCCTTTTCGGGGACATGAAGTTGCTCCGGGAGATGCATCATCCGATCGCCCTTGCCATCCTTCCGATCGGTGACACCTTCACGATGGGAGTGGAGGAGGCGATCCGGGCGGCGGAGCTCCTCGAGTGCCGGAGTGTCCTTGGAGTGCACTACGATACCTTCGAGGGCATTCGTATCGATAAGCAGGCCGCTCAGGAAGCCTTCGCCGCTGCGGATCTCGACCTGCATCTGCTGCCGATCGGCGGGAAGCTGACCGTTCCGCAGGCGAAGAGGACTTTGGAGGCCGGATGA
- a CDS encoding LPS-assembly protein LptD produces the protein MAAIRAQTRGSRVRRLWMRLVLVLSSVFGNPSVSFPALSANDPDRPPGQVPVEINAEETHFVGGIATAEGNVVVHYGETTLYADRVSFDNRTRNIFADGNVRVYTGEKIFRAAHMVFNIDTKAITASDWGMVDLPLLASGEKLTTPETDHYHVDHGMYTVQNRENPSLRVKSRTMDIYSGDRVVMRDVVIYISNIPVLWLPAISQSLDSDSNTVFFTAGDNAYWGWFGTILYNWKFNPSLSARFNLTYYQDRGLALGGLFRYRPQNGFADLRIFGLPNDFGYTLNYSSLPRYDVGPQRLMASLQQRYELGPDLTLTTDLNYWTDPYIMEDFFYGLYPYNRQPNNVAWLNYYHTGFTLDLLVQDNLMPFFNGLNRLPELDFETNRSKIFHSPIAYESRWSVVNFEQQFSNLNPLTGNLFGLYYPWFPLNRFYQQHGLDNAYLLSNYGGWRWDTLQQISYPKEYFHWLSLTPRLGVEGTYWSDQNVYGNAFYAPMPLRQPSQLTFDRGLLIAGLDTSFKLSKTWNDVESEVLGIHGLRHVVQPFATFQYIPNPYGNPYNILGFDSLFPTITPSLINPIDYPSIDSFFGMTFLRAGMTQRLQTKRNGQNYDLAELTLFTDANWDRKYNTLLMPTTDTVNEVYGTFDFMPVPWLTYHIDLALPTYDQGFTNFNNSISWQFHRSNQLTVGYQYLDHVTIPSSFLPVAMIGGGYLPINNMVPIIAQISPNVQSSIYLSDFWRLNENWQVSGSLLYMSEVGAIIMKTISVYRDLGDWMISFNFQDYSYPGAQSIIMGSIGATLKAFPSLKPSYSFGSQ, from the coding sequence ATGGCAGCCATACGAGCCCAAACGCGAGGAAGCCGGGTCCGGCGCCTCTGGATGCGGCTTGTGCTCGTTCTGTCGTCCGTTTTTGGGAATCCCTCCGTCTCCTTTCCCGCGCTCTCGGCGAACGATCCGGATCGTCCGCCGGGCCAGGTGCCGGTCGAGATCAACGCCGAGGAGACCCACTTTGTGGGCGGGATCGCCACCGCGGAAGGGAACGTTGTCGTCCATTACGGAGAAACGACCCTGTACGCCGACCGGGTCAGCTTCGACAACCGGACGCGCAACATCTTCGCCGACGGAAACGTTCGCGTCTACACCGGCGAGAAGATCTTCCGCGCCGCCCACATGGTTTTCAACATCGACACCAAGGCGATTACGGCGAGCGACTGGGGCATGGTAGACCTCCCGCTCCTGGCGAGCGGCGAAAAGCTCACGACACCGGAGACCGATCATTATCATGTAGATCACGGCATGTACACGGTGCAGAATCGAGAGAATCCCTCCCTCCGGGTGAAGTCTCGGACGATGGACATCTATTCCGGAGACCGGGTCGTCATGCGCGACGTCGTCATTTATATAAGCAACATTCCGGTGCTCTGGCTTCCTGCGATCAGCCAATCGCTCGACAGCGATTCGAACACCGTCTTCTTTACGGCAGGGGACAACGCCTACTGGGGATGGTTCGGCACCATCCTCTATAATTGGAAATTCAACCCGAGCCTCTCCGCCCGGTTCAACCTGACCTATTACCAAGACCGGGGCCTTGCGTTGGGCGGCCTCTTTCGCTATCGGCCGCAGAATGGCTTTGCGGATCTACGTATCTTCGGTTTGCCGAATGACTTCGGCTATACGCTGAACTACTCCTCTCTCCCCCGCTACGACGTGGGCCCGCAACGGTTGATGGCAAGCCTGCAGCAGCGATACGAGCTTGGGCCCGATCTCACGCTGACTACGGATCTCAACTATTGGACCGATCCTTACATCATGGAGGACTTCTTTTACGGGCTCTATCCCTATAATCGGCAGCCGAACAATGTGGCCTGGCTCAATTACTACCATACCGGCTTCACGCTCGACCTGCTCGTGCAGGACAACTTGATGCCTTTTTTCAACGGGCTCAACCGCCTGCCGGAGCTCGACTTTGAAACCAACCGCTCGAAGATCTTCCATAGCCCGATCGCTTACGAAAGCCGCTGGAGCGTGGTCAACTTCGAGCAGCAGTTCTCCAACCTCAATCCGCTGACGGGCAATCTGTTTGGTCTGTACTATCCATGGTTTCCCCTGAATCGGTTCTACCAGCAGCATGGGTTGGATAATGCGTACCTCTTGAGCAACTACGGCGGCTGGCGCTGGGATACCTTGCAACAGATCTCCTACCCCAAGGAATATTTTCATTGGCTTTCCCTCACCCCGCGTCTGGGCGTCGAAGGTACCTACTGGTCGGATCAGAACGTTTACGGCAATGCGTTCTATGCTCCGATGCCGTTGCGGCAGCCGTCGCAGCTTACCTTCGATCGCGGTCTGCTCATCGCCGGATTGGACACTTCTTTCAAGCTGTCGAAGACCTGGAACGACGTGGAGAGCGAGGTTCTGGGGATCCACGGGCTGCGCCACGTGGTGCAACCTTTCGCTACCTTCCAGTACATTCCGAACCCCTACGGCAACCCTTACAACATCTTGGGCTTCGACAGTCTCTTTCCGACGATTACCCCTTCGCTCATCAACCCGATCGATTATCCCTCGATCGACTCCTTCTTCGGCATGACCTTCCTGCGCGCCGGGATGACTCAGCGGCTCCAGACCAAGCGCAACGGGCAGAACTACGATCTGGCGGAGCTAACGCTCTTCACCGATGCCAACTGGGATCGGAAATATAATACGCTTCTTATGCCGACGACTGACACGGTCAACGAGGTCTACGGCACATTCGACTTTATGCCCGTGCCCTGGCTGACCTACCACATCGATCTGGCTTTACCTACGTACGACCAGGGGTTCACCAACTTCAACAACAGCATATCCTGGCAGTTTCACCGGTCGAACCAGCTCACGGTCGGATACCAGTATTTGGATCACGTGACGATCCCCAGCAGCTTTCTTCCGGTTGCGATGATCGGCGGCGGGTATCTGCCGATCAACAATATGGTGCCGATCATCGCGCAAATCTCCCCCAACGTGCAGAGCAGCATCTATCTGTCCGACTTTTGGCGGCTCAACGAGAATTGGCAGGTGAGCGGGAGCCTATTGTACATGAGCGAGGTCGGTGCCATCATCATGAAGACGATCTCGGTCTACCGGGATCTGGGGGACTGGATGATCTCGTTCAACTTCCAGGACTACAGCTATCCGGGGGCCCAGTCGATCATCATGGGCTCGATCGGCGCGACCTTGAAGGCCTTCCCGTCGCTCAAGCCGAGCTACAGCTTCGGCAGCCAGTAG
- a CDS encoding NAD(P)-dependent alcohol dehydrogenase — protein sequence MKAFVMRRIGEVGFLDKPIPKPGPLDAVIRTTAALICTSDVHTLHGAIGPRQDLTLGHEAVGVVQEVGSLVKEFRPGERVLAGAITPDWSDRAAQAGHSSQSGGALGGWKFSNVKDGVFAEYFHVNDADGNLAHIPDGVSDEKAVYCADMMSTGFMAAENADLPIGGTVAVFALGPVGLMAVAGARLRGAGLVIGVDSVPRRLELAKHYGADIVVDMSQDDPVARILEITGGEGVDAAIEAVGMDTAFQNAVRVTKPGGTISNVGYHGSGEFVHIPRDAWGVGMAEKTIRTGLCPGGRLRMERLLRILQSGRLDPTRLTTHRFRFEEIERAFEIMAKKLEGVLKPLILF from the coding sequence GTGAAAGCATTTGTCATGCGCAGGATCGGCGAAGTCGGTTTCCTGGACAAGCCGATTCCGAAGCCGGGACCGTTGGACGCAGTGATCCGCACCACGGCCGCCTTGATCTGCACCTCGGACGTTCACACCCTGCATGGCGCCATCGGCCCGCGACAGGATTTGACCTTGGGCCATGAGGCGGTCGGAGTCGTTCAGGAGGTGGGAAGCCTGGTCAAGGAGTTCCGCCCGGGCGAGCGGGTCCTGGCCGGCGCCATCACTCCGGACTGGAGCGACCGGGCGGCACAGGCGGGACATTCTTCCCAGTCCGGCGGCGCACTCGGCGGTTGGAAGTTCTCCAACGTGAAAGATGGGGTCTTTGCGGAATATTTTCATGTCAATGACGCCGACGGGAATCTGGCTCACATCCCGGATGGAGTCAGCGACGAGAAGGCGGTCTATTGCGCCGACATGATGAGCACGGGCTTCATGGCAGCTGAAAATGCCGACCTCCCGATTGGGGGGACCGTTGCGGTCTTTGCCCTTGGGCCGGTAGGGTTGATGGCCGTGGCCGGAGCCCGACTGCGTGGGGCGGGCCTTGTGATCGGAGTCGATTCCGTGCCAAGACGCCTCGAACTGGCGAAACACTATGGGGCGGACATCGTCGTCGACATGAGCCAAGATGACCCGGTGGCCCGAATCCTGGAGATCACCGGCGGCGAAGGAGTGGATGCCGCGATCGAGGCGGTCGGGATGGACACCGCTTTTCAAAACGCCGTCCGAGTCACCAAGCCGGGCGGAACGATTTCGAATGTCGGCTACCATGGATCCGGCGAGTTCGTCCATATTCCTCGCGACGCTTGGGGAGTTGGCATGGCGGAGAAGACGATCCGGACGGGGCTCTGCCCCGGCGGTCGTCTGCGGATGGAGCGGCTCCTCCGGATCTTGCAAAGCGGGCGGCTCGATCCCACGCGCCTGACGACCCACCGTTTTCGCTTCGAGGAGATCGAGCGCGCGTTCGAGATCATGGCCAAAAAGCTCGAAGGCGTCCTCAAGCCGCTCATCCTTTTTTAA
- a CDS encoding RNA ligase partner protein: MYRFVLDTSIFTNPDVASQFGEDEAAVGGFLDLARKVPADFFMPLSVYEELRKMRDLDPLIGYFESVVRIRSPRRSDLQIPGDFLYDFIDEVRKRIDHGLRIAEEHAKLAGAAAEMGQLLHQLRERYREALRRGILDSRGDVDVVLLAFEIDGSLVAADHGLRKWADRIGVAVVDARHFRDLLRHLVETKGAAEGVVEKSGG, encoded by the coding sequence ATGTACCGGTTCGTCCTGGATACGAGCATCTTCACCAATCCGGACGTCGCCTCCCAGTTCGGAGAGGACGAGGCGGCGGTGGGGGGCTTCCTCGATCTGGCTCGCAAAGTGCCTGCGGACTTCTTCATGCCGCTCTCCGTCTACGAGGAGCTGCGGAAGATGCGGGACCTCGATCCGCTGATCGGCTACTTCGAGTCGGTGGTGCGGATCCGTTCGCCACGGAGATCGGATCTGCAGATTCCCGGGGATTTCCTTTACGACTTCATCGATGAGGTCCGGAAACGGATCGACCATGGTCTGCGCATCGCCGAGGAGCACGCCAAGCTGGCGGGAGCAGCCGCCGAAATGGGACAGCTCCTCCACCAGCTCCGGGAGCGCTACCGGGAAGCTCTGCGGCGGGGAATTCTCGACAGCCGAGGAGACGTCGATGTGGTTCTTCTCGCCTTCGAAATCGACGGGAGCCTGGTCGCGGCCGACCATGGGTTGCGGAAGTGGGCGGATCGGATCGGGGTCGCCGTGGTCGACGCACGCCACTTTCGCGACCTGCTCCGCCATCTAGTCGAAACGAAGGGAGCCGCCGAGGGCGTTGTGGAGAAATCCGGTGGTTGA
- a CDS encoding thioredoxin domain-containing protein, producing MNRLATARSPYLRQHAGNPVDWYPWGSEAFAKAKAEGKPIFLSVGYATCHWCHVMAHESFEDAEVAERLNRAFVPVKVDREERPDVDQAYMTFVQATTGQGGWPMSVWLTPDLEPFYGGTYFPKNDRWGLPGFLSVLDRIADLWSRHREELVRRGEEVAARLREALAAGGSGPVDGERAVERALEEFSRTFDSEWGGFGPKPKFPRPAALHFLLRYAAARAGRPEGRRAWSMAERTLEMMARGGIRDRIGGGFHRYSVDRFWQVPHFEKMLYDQAQLACSYLECFCGNGDPRFASVVREILDYLLRDLELPDGGFASAEDADSVPPEGGPAREGAFYLWTGTEIAELLDPAEARLAGDLWGVRPEGNIPADADPHRELAGKNILFEREPIEEVGQRLGLSPEEAERKARAAAAKLFAARERRPRPTKDDKVVLGWNALAVSALARAGLCLDEERYQVAAERTARFLLSQLFDAATGKLFRLYREGRGEVEAFAGDYAMLVQALLDLFELTQEAEWVERACFFQDRMEALFRDPASGGYWTSEEKRSEIPFRIREEHDGAEPAAISLAAANLLRFSALLPEERWPGRLDELFRAEAGLLTQAPGSLPQLLAAYLDSTRPPVSVVIVGARSDPRTRALLASGAGIPTSRRLLLAVEPGRRYPFLGEKEEFYLSLSLRAGAPVAYLCRSFSCSEPISDPDALRERLREAPAL from the coding sequence ATGAATCGATTGGCGACCGCCAGAAGCCCTTACCTCCGGCAGCACGCCGGGAACCCGGTCGACTGGTATCCATGGGGGAGCGAGGCCTTCGCCAAGGCGAAGGCCGAAGGGAAGCCGATCTTTCTCTCCGTCGGCTATGCCACCTGCCACTGGTGCCATGTGATGGCCCACGAATCCTTCGAGGACGCGGAGGTCGCCGAAAGGCTCAATCGGGCCTTCGTGCCGGTCAAGGTCGATCGCGAGGAGCGGCCCGACGTGGACCAGGCGTACATGACCTTCGTCCAGGCGACCACGGGGCAGGGGGGCTGGCCGATGAGCGTCTGGCTCACCCCGGACCTCGAGCCGTTTTACGGAGGGACCTACTTTCCGAAGAACGACCGCTGGGGACTGCCGGGGTTCCTGTCCGTTCTCGACCGGATTGCGGATCTCTGGTCCCGCCATCGGGAGGAGCTTGTGCGCCGGGGAGAGGAGGTCGCAGCGCGGCTCCGGGAGGCCTTGGCGGCGGGCGGCTCCGGGCCGGTGGATGGAGAGCGGGCGGTGGAGCGCGCCTTGGAGGAGTTTTCGCGGACGTTTGATTCCGAATGGGGCGGCTTCGGGCCCAAGCCCAAGTTTCCCCGGCCGGCCGCCCTCCACTTCCTTTTGCGTTACGCAGCGGCCCGTGCCGGCCGGCCGGAGGGCAGACGCGCCTGGTCGATGGCCGAGCGGACGTTGGAGATGATGGCCCGCGGGGGCATTCGCGACCGGATCGGGGGGGGCTTTCACCGGTATTCGGTGGACCGTTTCTGGCAAGTGCCCCATTTCGAGAAGATGCTCTACGACCAGGCGCAGCTGGCTTGCTCCTACTTGGAGTGTTTTTGCGGCAACGGGGATCCGCGCTTCGCGTCGGTCGTCCGGGAGATTCTCGACTATCTGTTGCGCGACCTCGAGCTCCCCGACGGAGGATTCGCCTCCGCGGAGGATGCGGACAGCGTCCCTCCGGAAGGGGGGCCGGCTCGGGAAGGTGCCTTTTATCTTTGGACCGGAACGGAGATTGCGGAGCTGCTCGATCCGGCGGAAGCGCGCCTAGCCGGCGACCTGTGGGGTGTGCGGCCCGAAGGAAACATCCCGGCGGATGCGGATCCGCACCGCGAGCTGGCCGGAAAAAACATTCTCTTCGAGCGGGAGCCGATCGAGGAGGTCGGGCAGCGGCTCGGTCTGTCCCCAGAGGAAGCGGAGCGGAAAGCGCGGGCGGCGGCCGCCAAGCTCTTTGCCGCTCGCGAGCGGCGGCCCCGGCCTACGAAGGATGACAAGGTCGTGCTCGGGTGGAACGCCCTTGCCGTTTCGGCTCTGGCCCGAGCAGGGCTATGCCTGGATGAGGAGCGCTACCAGGTCGCTGCGGAGCGGACGGCACGGTTTCTCCTCAGCCAGCTCTTCGATGCCGCGACCGGAAAGCTCTTCCGTCTCTATCGGGAGGGGCGGGGCGAGGTCGAGGCCTTTGCGGGGGATTATGCGATGCTGGTGCAAGCGCTCCTCGATCTTTTCGAGCTGACGCAGGAGGCCGAGTGGGTCGAAAGGGCATGCTTTTTTCAAGATCGGATGGAAGCCCTGTTCCGGGATCCCGCATCGGGCGGCTACTGGACGAGCGAAGAGAAGAGAAGCGAGATTCCGTTCCGGATTCGGGAGGAGCACGACGGAGCCGAGCCCGCCGCCATTTCGCTGGCGGCGGCGAACCTACTGCGCTTTTCCGCCCTGCTGCCCGAAGAAAGGTGGCCGGGACGGCTCGACGAACTCTTCCGGGCCGAAGCCGGCCTGCTCACCCAGGCGCCTGGGTCCCTCCCGCAGCTTCTGGCGGCCTATCTCGACTCGACCCGGCCTCCGGTATCGGTGGTCATCGTCGGCGCTCGCAGCGATCCGCGAACCCGAGCCCTTCTGGCGTCCGGAGCCGGCATTCCCACCTCCCGCAGGCTTCTTCTGGCCGTCGAGCCGGGAAGGCGCTACCCTTTCCTGGGGGAAAAAGAGGAGTTTTATCTCTCCCTCTCTCTGCGGGCGGGGGCTCCGGTCGCCTATCTCTGCCGATCCTTTTCCTGTTCGGAGCCGATTTCCGATCCCGATGCTCTCCGGGAGCGCTTACGGGAGGCTCCGGCCCTGTAG